AGATTAAAATTTTCCTTAATGGAAGGGAAAATTTACCTTACGCCATCCCTTAACTACCTTCAGGATTACACCAAAGACAAGAAAAAACTGGCTCAAGAATTTGAAAGCATGTTGATTAAAGAGCTACTAAAGGAAGGGTTCAAACCTCTGATTAAAGGGAAAGGTTTTCAACATCAGATGTATTATGACCTAATTCTTGGAAAACTTAAGCAGACACTTAGCCCAAAGCGGTGGGATAGGTATGGCAAAGCTCATACTAAGTAGTATAAAGGACGATAAATCTTAGAGTTTTACTTATCAGAAATGCTCAGAAATTTAGTGAGACCTTCAAAGATCTTTTCCGCATCCACCTTGTACTCGTTTCTTTCCAAACTGGACCTTATTTCAGAGACCTTCTTTTCCAATTCGGACAGGTCCCTTTTCTCCCTATTCCTTGCTACCTCAGACAGCTCAACCTTAACCCCTTCTGCCTGAGCTTCTTTTGTCCCTTCTTGCACTGAAGACTTTTCGCTGGTCGTCTTCTCTTGGTTTAGGACCCCGTCTATAAATTTTTGCAAATTTACTCTGTTAATCATGGCTTTTAATATATTATCGTATTTTTTGTCCGAATTTTAATCAATGGGCATGGAGAACTTAGAGAAGGCTAAAAAGTTTATAGAAGAGCTCAAGCAGAACAACCACCTTAAGCTTAGGAGGAGTTTTGGAGTTGGTTTGTATCTTTTTAACCTTCTGAAGGACAAACTCTCTCAGGCTCACCTGGAGCTTTTAAAGAGGTTTGACGCCATGCCCCTTCCTAAAAAGATAGCTATACTGGATCAAATAGAGCAAGCTCTGAAGGAAGAGGATGCTGAGCTCCAAATAAACTTTGACCACTATCCCAAAAAGCCCTTAGAGAAGTTCTTCGTAGAGATAGACACGCTAAAAGCCTTGGATCCAAAAGAAAAAAAACTTTTAAAGTCTTTGGGCATAGAAGACCTTTTTTCCGCCTTTTGGTTTGTTCCAGTAAGGTACGAAGACAGAAGGTTAAATACCTGCATAAAGACTGCCATTCCAGGCAAAGCCGTAGCCCTAAAGGTCAAGGTAGTGGATGCTAATTATGACCCTTTGGAAAACTATCCCATAACTGTGAGGTGCGAGGACGGGACGGGCTATTTGACCTTGAAGTATAAGTTTAAAAACAAGGAGGTTTTATTCAGGTTCAAAAAGGGAATGGAGCTGATAGTTTTTGGAAAGCTTATGGAGTACAAACAGGAAAAATACATGGTGCATCCAGAGATAATAAAGGAAGAAGAAGCTGGAAGGATACTCCCATTTTACAACATAAGGACAAAAGATTCTCAGAGTCTTTCTGCAAGGACAAGACACAGAAAAGTCAGACAGGCTATGCAAAAACTTTCGGAGTACATAAAATATCTGCCAGAGTATTTGCCCAAGGAGCTTTTGGAAAAACACCAACTGCCAAAGCTACCGGAAAGTCTCTACTTTTTACACAACCCAAGCCAGTTTAGCGATAGGTTAAATGCCTTTGACACGCCAGCCCACCACAGACTTATCTACGAAGACCTTCTCCTTTTCCAGTTAGCACTTCAGATAAAGAAGTTAGACATAAAGTCCCTACGTGCTGTAAAGCTTAACTTTCCAGAAGAGAGTTTGAAAGAGTTTTTAAACGCCTTGCCCTTCAAGCTAACTCAGGCTCAGGCAAGGGTGCTTGAGGACATAATAAGGGACGTAAAGATAGAAAGACCTATGAACAGGTTACTTCAGGGAGATGTGGGCAGTGGTAAAACGGTCGTTGCTATGGCTGTGTGCTACATGTTCTTCAAAGAGGGCCACCAGTCTGCGGTGATGGTTCCTACGGAAATACTGGCTTATCAGCATTACGAAAACTTCAAGAAACTCTTGGAGCCTCTTGGTGTTAAAGTAGGTCTCCTTACTTCTTCTGTAAGTCCTTCACAGAAGAGGAGCTTACTGCGTCATGTAAGGGAAGGGAACATACACGTAGTTATAGGCACCCATGCCCTAATACAGGAAAAGGTGGAATTTAAAAGCTTAGCCTTTGCATTGGTAGACGAACAGCACAGGTTTGGAGTTATGCAAAGAAAACTCCTTCTTGAAAAATCAAAAAATTTGTTCCCCCACTTTTTGGTAATGTCCGCCACGCCCATACCAAGAACCTTAGCCCTCTCACTTTATGGAGACTTAGACATATCCATCATAGACCAGATGCCTTACGGCAGAAAGCCTGTTATAACCAGACTGTTTTTTGAGTCTGAGTTTGAAAAGGTTGTAAAGGCGGTAAAGGTAGAAATTGAAAAAGGGCACAAAGCTTACGTTATCTACCCACTCATAGACCCTTCGGAAAAGCTGGAGCTAAAGTCTGCAGTTGAGGAGCACAAAAAATGGCTTTCTCTCTTTCCAGGAAGAAAGGTGCTTTTACTCCACGGTAGGCTAAAGGACGAAGAAAAGAAAAGGGTAATGGAAGAGTTCAAGAGCGATGGAGATATACTGGTCTCCACTACGGTAGTAGAGGTGGGTGTGGATGTGCCAAATGCCACTGTTATGGTTATAGAGTCCGCTCACAGGTTTGGACTTTCTCAGCTACACCAACTGAGGGGTAGGGTGGGTAGGTCCGACCTACAGTCTTATTGCCTTTTAGTAGTTCCAGACAGCATACGTCAGGACCAGGAGAGTTTGAGAAGGTTAAAGGTTTTGGTGCAAACCAACGATGGATTTAAAATAGCGGAAGAGGACCTAAAGCTAAGAGGTCCAGGGGAGCTACTTGGTGAGTCCCAATCGGGATACTTTGGCTTTTTGATTGCAAACATTCAAAGGGAAAGGGACAGGCACTTTCTTGAACTTTGCAAACAAGATGCAGAAGAGATCCTAAGGAAGGACCCCGAGCTAAAAGAGCACCAGGAGCTAAAAAGTGTTTTGCTATACAGATACTCCAACAAGATAGACCTTTCCTACATAGCCTGAATGTTTATGTCTGAGGCGCAGGATCCAAACCTTAGCCCAAAATACAGGTTATAGATCTTTGTTTTGTAGTAATAAATTCTTACCTCATAACTGCCACTCTCTTTTAGTTGCAAAGTCAATGAAGACTGGTCATAGGCCCCCCAAAGCTTTCCGTCCTTGAAGACTTTTATTAAAGTTTGCTTTCTTTTAGTGCTTACGCTCAAGGTCCCTTCCTTAAGGTTAATGCTACTGGGAGGATAAAGATCAGGAGGGCTATAAACTATCAAATTTACATCCCCATCTACCACTGGAATAAAGCTCTCCATGTTCTCACAGCTTGGATAGGCAAGGTTCCACCTTTTTCCCAAAATGAAGGAGTAGCTCGGAAATTCACCTACGGTGGTGGAGATGAAGACGGGCATGTTGGAAAGTACGGGTTTGCATGTTTTTGGATTTAGCAGACCTTAATAATCGCCTGGGACACCAAAGGTGAGTTTTTTGGGGAGATACTCAAAGAGAACGTAAAGGAAAAGCTTAAAAAAACCGATATCTTTGTATCCGTATCCCTCAGGGATTTTCCACCACCTTAAGCGTTCAGAGTAATCCATGGAATGACCCAATGAGTAGGATAGGGACCTTTTCTCTAATTGCCTTTCTAAGCGACTGGGCTGGCCTATTCCTCCATCCAACGCAGTTTTTACCCCAAGAACTACCTTGCAAGGTTTTTCGTAGGGCGATGGCACAGGTTTGTAAGGAGAGTAGTTTATTTGATGAAAGTATGAGATAGGAGTGAGATGATAGTAAAGAAAACCTAAAATATAGACCGAAAGAAGAACTCTAATAACTCCGAAACATGCTCTCCTCCTCTATATTACCGTTGTAGTTTCTGAGCTTGTATATGTAAAAATCTTTTATCTTTTCTCCCCTCCAGTATATGGGCAAAACCCTATGCTCTATTATACCACTAAAGCCCTTTAGCACCCTCTGGTCTATGGGAAGGTAGCTAACGTATATACCGTCCTTTCCTAAGTAATTTTTCATTCCATCCCGCCAAAGGTCATACTGGTTCATCCGCCTTCCTAAGTTTAAGCAATAGGTCCTTGGATTTCCCTTCACGTAAAAGGCAAGCTCTGCGGATATCTGATATAAGGGGCTTATAACTATCTCATCCCCTCTGTAAATCTTGCTAACTTCCTTGCCTAAGGCTTCCCATCCTATACCTACCTTTGCTGGGTCCTTCTGCGGTGGTATAAGCTTGCTCAGTCCCATCCTGTCAAGGATGGGGCTAAAGTGCAGTAGAATAAAAAGGCAAAAGCTAAGAAGGTATGTGGGATATAAAAACTTGCTTTTGGAGAGGTAGTAACTGGCTATCAAAAAGCCCGAAAAGTAAGCAAAACCAGACCAGTTTGCTTCTACGGGCTTTTTAATTGACATCGCAAAAAAGAAAAGAAAGATAGGCATAGAAGTTAGGGCCAAAAAGCTCAAAGCTTTGTCCTTCCAGCCGAAAAGCCAACCTTTAACTATAAAAAAGAAGGGTAATACAGAAACCAAAAGAAGCTGGCCTCCCAAGAACTCTAAAAGGCTGTTTATATTTATCATTGATGAGTTCTTGGTAGCAAGCGTAGAAACGTGCTTGAAAGAGACAAAGTGGTGCTTGTAATTCCAATAAAGAACGGGCAAACTCATCAAAAATGCCACTGCGAGGCTAAGGTAAGGCTTTACTTCTTTTAGGACTTGCCTTTTGTAGAAAAATATGTAAAGAAGGGCCAAAGGAAGTAAAAAGACTGCGGAGTATTTGCTCAAAAAGGCCAATCCTGCAAAAAAGCCAAGTAAGAACCAGTAAATGGTTTTTTCATACTCAAGGGAAAGCCAAAGGGCAATCAAGCTAAGAGACCAAAAGAATAAAAGTGGTGCATCCGTGGTCATAAGGATGGAGTTTATAGAAAAGCCAACCGATATTTGGGGAAGCGTGGCAGAGATTATAGCTACTCTCTCGTTGAAGAACCTTTTAGAAAAAAAGTAGGTAAGAATGGACAACAAAAAGGAAAAAGTTATGGGAACTATCCTGACCGCCAGCTCTGTATGTCCAAGGATGGAAGAGCTAAGATAGTTTAGGTATGCTACCATGGGAGGTTTGGAGTAATAGCTAAGGTCCAGATGCCTTGACCAATCCCAATATTGGGCTTCCTCCGGCGTCAGGTCAAGGGGATAATAAAGAACATAAAACACGCGAAAGATCAATAGAACAAAGTTAAACAGAAGAACAAACTTCATCTCCTAAAGCCAAGCTCTGTGCCCTCTAAAAGCCTTTTTATGTTATCCCGGTGCTTGTATAGGATTAGCAGGGTTATAAAAGAAACCATCAAAATAAGCTTAAAGTTCAGCATTATCAATGAAAGGATAA
The genomic region above belongs to Thermocrinis sp. and contains:
- a CDS encoding flagellar biosynthesis anti-sigma factor FlgM, giving the protein MINRVNLQKFIDGVLNQEKTTSEKSSVQEGTKEAQAEGVKVELSEVARNREKRDLSELEKKVSEIRSSLERNEYKVDAEKIFEGLTKFLSISDK
- the recG gene encoding ATP-dependent DNA helicase RecG — translated: MENLEKAKKFIEELKQNNHLKLRRSFGVGLYLFNLLKDKLSQAHLELLKRFDAMPLPKKIAILDQIEQALKEEDAELQINFDHYPKKPLEKFFVEIDTLKALDPKEKKLLKSLGIEDLFSAFWFVPVRYEDRRLNTCIKTAIPGKAVALKVKVVDANYDPLENYPITVRCEDGTGYLTLKYKFKNKEVLFRFKKGMELIVFGKLMEYKQEKYMVHPEIIKEEEAGRILPFYNIRTKDSQSLSARTRHRKVRQAMQKLSEYIKYLPEYLPKELLEKHQLPKLPESLYFLHNPSQFSDRLNAFDTPAHHRLIYEDLLLFQLALQIKKLDIKSLRAVKLNFPEESLKEFLNALPFKLTQAQARVLEDIIRDVKIERPMNRLLQGDVGSGKTVVAMAVCYMFFKEGHQSAVMVPTEILAYQHYENFKKLLEPLGVKVGLLTSSVSPSQKRSLLRHVREGNIHVVIGTHALIQEKVEFKSLAFALVDEQHRFGVMQRKLLLEKSKNLFPHFLVMSATPIPRTLALSLYGDLDISIIDQMPYGRKPVITRLFFESEFEKVVKAVKVEIEKGHKAYVIYPLIDPSEKLELKSAVEEHKKWLSLFPGRKVLLLHGRLKDEEKKRVMEEFKSDGDILVSTTVVEVGVDVPNATVMVIESAHRFGLSQLHQLRGRVGRSDLQSYCLLVVPDSIRQDQESLRRLKVLVQTNDGFKIAEEDLKLRGPGELLGESQSGYFGFLIANIQRERDRHFLELCKQDAEEILRKDPELKEHQELKSVLLYRYSNKIDLSYIA
- a CDS encoding glycosyltransferase family 39 protein encodes the protein MKFVLLFNFVLLIFRVFYVLYYPLDLTPEEAQYWDWSRHLDLSYYSKPPMVAYLNYLSSSILGHTELAVRIVPITFSFLLSILTYFFSKRFFNERVAIISATLPQISVGFSINSILMTTDAPLLFFWSLSLIALWLSLEYEKTIYWFLLGFFAGLAFLSKYSAVFLLPLALLYIFFYKRQVLKEVKPYLSLAVAFLMSLPVLYWNYKHHFVSFKHVSTLATKNSSMININSLLEFLGGQLLLVSVLPFFFIVKGWLFGWKDKALSFLALTSMPIFLFFFAMSIKKPVEANWSGFAYFSGFLIASYYLSKSKFLYPTYLLSFCLFILLHFSPILDRMGLSKLIPPQKDPAKVGIGWEALGKEVSKIYRGDEIVISPLYQISAELAFYVKGNPRTYCLNLGRRMNQYDLWRDGMKNYLGKDGIYVSYLPIDQRVLKGFSGIIEHRVLPIYWRGEKIKDFYIYKLRNYNGNIEEESMFRSY